One region of Sulfuricurvum sp. IAE1 genomic DNA includes:
- a CDS encoding sulfite exporter TauE/SafE family protein, which yields MTLELALLGIGVGTLSGFFGIGGGTVSVPILLYLGFGIKEAIGISVTQMVAGSLMAALIHRRRQTYSAGDVKYFGYGGIVGAAAGGYLVKVLESAVLEWMFLSIVAFTLARLAFSAPVPTRPEIVNRPLYSLVGGGVGVFSGLLGVGGSILMTPILVSFMGFPLKKASAVGLFFVMFTSISAFGTLAWLGLIHFYEGLVMALSSLVGIMLGIALLNKIKVAQYKRILVIFYIIIFAVTANKLIAG from the coding sequence ATGACGCTGGAACTGGCACTACTGGGAATCGGGGTAGGGACCCTGTCGGGTTTCTTCGGGATCGGGGGAGGGACGGTGAGCGTTCCGATCCTTCTCTATCTCGGATTCGGGATCAAAGAGGCTATCGGAATCTCGGTGACCCAGATGGTGGCGGGTTCGCTGATGGCCGCGCTGATCCATCGGCGCCGGCAGACCTACTCGGCCGGGGACGTGAAATATTTCGGCTACGGCGGGATTGTGGGGGCTGCTGCGGGAGGCTATCTCGTGAAGGTGTTGGAATCGGCGGTGCTCGAATGGATGTTCCTCTCGATCGTCGCGTTCACCCTCGCCCGGCTGGCGTTTTCGGCTCCCGTTCCAACGCGTCCCGAGATCGTCAACCGTCCCCTCTATTCACTGGTAGGGGGCGGTGTGGGAGTTTTCTCCGGCCTTTTGGGTGTGGGGGGATCGATCCTGATGACTCCGATTCTGGTGAGTTTTATGGGGTTTCCGCTTAAAAAAGCTTCGGCCGTCGGACTGTTTTTTGTCATGTTCACGTCGATATCGGCATTCGGGACCCTCGCGTGGCTTGGGCTGATCCATTTTTACGAAGGGCTTGTCATGGCTCTTTCGTCGCTGGTGGGGATTATGCTGGGAATTGCCTTGCTCAACAAGATCAAGGTCGCTCAGTATAAACGGATTCTGGTGATTTTTTACATTATTATTTTTGCCGTGACGGCAAACAAACTTATTGCGGGGTAA
- a CDS encoding chemotaxis protein CheX, translating to MLPIIVEAAANFCLHQIRLPYEITELPPKKRTLFAFIDIESNGSTHRAYIGCDPTLIQAIAEIFLGEDESDEQTLTDMLLETANMIVGSAKVLAAEAYDTSMMIATPFFVSEELSQIRPDELQCIGINDGELTIALKRL from the coding sequence ATGTTACCGATCATCGTCGAAGCCGCAGCCAACTTTTGCCTTCACCAGATACGCCTTCCCTACGAAATAACCGAGCTTCCCCCCAAAAAGAGAACACTTTTTGCTTTTATCGATATCGAATCAAACGGCAGTACGCACAGAGCCTATATCGGTTGCGATCCGACCCTGATCCAGGCCATTGCGGAGATCTTTCTCGGAGAAGACGAAAGCGACGAGCAGACCCTCACCGATATGCTCTTGGAGACGGCGAACATGATCGTCGGCAGTGCGAAAGTGCTCGCCGCCGAAGCATACGATACGTCAATGATGATCGCGACACCGTTTTTCGTTTCCGAGGAACTCTCGCAGATCCGGCCCGATGAGCTTCAATGCATCGGGATTAACGACGGCGAACTGACCATAGCATTGAAAAGGCTTTAA
- the fliN gene encoding flagellar motor switch protein FliN: MDETQPPETEIPLHHEAEHVDLEKELEWMDYEGLLDMEVEFVADLGQTTLTLGEILRLKKGDPIDLGKPAGESVEAYVNRRIIGKGEVMVYEKNLAIRINEVLDSSAVLYYLSKERL; this comes from the coding sequence ATGGACGAAACACAACCACCCGAAACCGAAATTCCTCTCCACCACGAAGCCGAGCATGTCGACCTCGAAAAAGAGCTCGAATGGATGGATTACGAAGGGCTGCTGGATATGGAAGTCGAGTTTGTCGCCGACCTGGGACAGACTACCCTGACGCTGGGAGAAATTCTCAGACTCAAAAAAGGGGACCCCATCGATCTTGGCAAACCCGCGGGGGAAAGCGTCGAAGCGTACGTCAACCGCCGCATCATCGGCAAAGGGGAAGTCATGGTTTATGAAAAAAACCTTGCCATCCGTATCAACGAGGTACTCGACTCGAGCGCCGTACTCTATTATCTTTCAAAAGAGAGACTATGA
- the dusB gene encoding tRNA dihydrouridine synthase DusB, with translation MTPKLDFSRPVYALAPLAGYTDLPFRNVVKKFGADLTVSEMISSNALAYGSQKTIKMLERSPNEDPYSVQIAGADEEVVRRAVEVLNAQDEIDIIDLNCGCPVPKIVSHGSGSSLLKDLPKMARIIRTIKETSNKSTLSVKIRLGFESKNHIEIARLVEECGADFLAVHGRTRAGKFKAPVDYDAIAEIKEAVNIPVIANGDIDSFEKAQWVLEHTGADGVMIGRGAVGAPWIFHQLKTGSASVDPLIKHAIIMEHLDGMVRFYGPRGVVTFRKHVHTYSKGYEGASAMRDLVNRIDDPVHFRAVVDEFFLTHRQISEGFSASDLACEC, from the coding sequence ATGACCCCCAAACTCGATTTTTCCAGACCCGTATACGCTCTTGCCCCGCTCGCGGGATATACCGACCTTCCGTTTCGTAACGTCGTCAAAAAATTCGGCGCCGACCTCACCGTCAGCGAAATGATCAGTTCCAACGCTCTCGCGTACGGTTCGCAAAAGACGATAAAAATGCTCGAACGCAGCCCGAACGAGGATCCCTATTCGGTTCAGATCGCCGGCGCGGACGAAGAGGTGGTGCGCCGCGCGGTAGAGGTGCTCAATGCCCAGGATGAGATCGACATCATCGATCTTAACTGCGGGTGCCCCGTCCCCAAAATCGTCAGCCATGGGTCGGGGAGTTCGCTGCTAAAAGACCTCCCCAAAATGGCCCGTATTATCCGTACGATCAAGGAGACCTCGAACAAATCGACCCTGAGCGTCAAAATACGTCTGGGATTCGAGTCAAAAAACCACATCGAGATCGCCCGGCTCGTCGAAGAGTGCGGCGCCGATTTCCTCGCCGTCCACGGACGCACCCGTGCGGGCAAATTCAAAGCCCCCGTCGACTATGACGCGATCGCCGAGATCAAAGAGGCGGTGAATATCCCCGTCATCGCCAACGGGGACATCGATTCGTTTGAGAAAGCGCAATGGGTGCTCGAACATACCGGGGCCGACGGTGTCATGATCGGGCGCGGTGCGGTAGGGGCCCCGTGGATTTTCCACCAGCTCAAGACAGGTTCGGCCTCCGTCGATCCGCTCATCAAACACGCGATCATTATGGAACACCTGGACGGGATGGTCCGTTTCTACGGTCCGCGCGGCGTCGTGACGTTCCGCAAGCATGTCCACACTTATTCCAAAGGCTACGAGGGGGCATCCGCGATGCGTGACCTCGTCAACCGGATCGACGACCCCGTCCACTTCCGCGCCGTCGTCGACGAGTTCTTCCTCACCCACCGCCAGATCAGCGAAGGGTTCAGCGCTTCGGACCTTGCGTGCGAGTGCTGA
- the dksA gene encoding RNA polymerase-binding protein DksA, producing the protein MRDHELHYFEEILLTRKAQIIKNITGVESEMNQLRELELNDEGDYASVSNDNMVENAIGAQQMQELQEIEAALAKIKSKQYGICEMCEDDIGFQRLKVKPHAKYCIVCRPIVEKNKH; encoded by the coding sequence ATGAGAGACCATGAGTTGCATTATTTCGAGGAAATATTGCTGACCCGGAAGGCCCAGATTATCAAAAACATCACCGGCGTTGAAAGCGAAATGAACCAATTGCGCGAGCTTGAACTCAACGATGAGGGTGATTATGCGTCCGTCAGCAACGACAACATGGTAGAAAACGCCATCGGTGCGCAGCAGATGCAGGAGTTGCAGGAGATTGAAGCCGCTTTGGCCAAAATCAAATCAAAACAATACGGTATTTGCGAAATGTGTGAAGACGATATCGGTTTCCAGCGCCTGAAAGTGAAACCGCACGCCAAATACTGTATCGTATGCCGTCCGATCGTCGAAAAAAACAAACACTAA
- a CDS encoding 23S rRNA (pseudouridine(1915)-N(3))-methyltransferase RlmH: MNISIVSIAKKERSLYDPLYQEQMKMISRFAKIEDIELFPKEIAKAHTISAEASQGAYTKLLSPMLGKSYSIALHPEGKKLDSFAFSKLISDKIALQFFIGGAYGFEKSFVERCDSVISLSDLTMSHKIAKAVLLEQIYRAYSLAANHPYHK, encoded by the coding sequence ATGAACATTTCGATCGTCTCCATCGCGAAAAAAGAGCGTTCGCTTTACGATCCTCTTTATCAGGAACAGATGAAGATGATCTCCCGTTTCGCCAAGATTGAGGATATCGAGCTGTTTCCCAAAGAGATCGCCAAGGCTCACACCATCAGCGCGGAGGCCTCTCAGGGAGCGTATACGAAACTGCTCTCCCCGATGCTGGGGAAAAGCTATTCGATCGCGCTCCATCCCGAGGGGAAAAAACTGGACAGTTTTGCATTTAGTAAGCTTATAAGTGATAAAATCGCCTTGCAATTTTTTATAGGCGGCGCATACGGCTTTGAAAAGAGCTTTGTGGAACGGTGCGACAGCGTCATCAGCCTGTCGGATCTGACGATGAGCCACAAAATCGCGAAAGCGGTGTTGCTGGAGCAGATCTACCGCGCCTATTCATTGGCTGCAAACCATCCGTATCACAAATGA
- a CDS encoding thiamine phosphate synthase has translation MRLYALCDADTLMAKGADINAFVNRANALGAEVIQYRNKHADIAAIKADLIVLRRLWDGFLIVNDHYELAPFCDGVHIGQEDLYAIDPDPLKALKILRLSIGTDKIVGLSTHNEREIAVANTLDLNYVGLGAYRATATKSDAKVLGERLDAIAALSRHPVAAIGGVRPDDTFQNVTYHVIGSAIL, from the coding sequence ATGCGCCTTTACGCACTCTGCGACGCCGATACTCTGATGGCCAAAGGGGCGGACATCAACGCTTTCGTGAACCGTGCGAACGCACTGGGGGCCGAAGTAATCCAGTATCGGAACAAACATGCCGACATTGCCGCGATCAAAGCCGATTTGATCGTGTTGCGCCGGTTGTGGGACGGGTTTTTGATCGTCAACGATCACTACGAACTTGCCCCGTTTTGCGACGGCGTTCATATCGGCCAAGAAGACCTCTACGCCATCGATCCCGATCCGCTCAAAGCGCTCAAAATTCTCAGACTGTCGATCGGAACCGACAAGATCGTCGGTCTCTCGACCCATAACGAGCGTGAGATCGCGGTGGCCAACACCCTTGATCTCAATTACGTCGGGCTCGGAGCCTACCGTGCCACCGCTACCAAATCCGACGCGAAAGTGTTGGGTGAACGGCTCGATGCGATCGCCGCTCTCTCTCGCCATCCCGTAGCCGCGATCGGTGGAGTACGGCCGGATGACACGTTTCAAAACGTCACGTACCACGTGATCGGAAGCGCCATTCTATGA
- the accD gene encoding acetyl-CoA carboxylase, carboxyltransferase subunit beta gives MSLFNLFGDSEKKKQPTKSEAPSHWVKCPSCQSLMYYKEIEKQNHVCPKCGHHLRIGVKERLALIADEGSFVEFDANLRPVDPLNFVDKKSYAARVEEGHAKNGTYSSVVSGECTINGTPAQLVVFDFNFMGGSLGSVEGEKIVRAINRAIEKRMGLIIVSASGGARMQESTFSLMQMSKTSAALAKLSEAKLPYISLLTDPTMGGVSASFATLGDIIIAEPGALIGFAGQRVIKQTIGSDLPEGFQRAEFLLEKGSIDMVVSRDELKDTLGDLLNLLLP, from the coding sequence TTGAGTCTATTCAATCTGTTCGGCGACTCCGAAAAGAAAAAACAGCCTACGAAAAGCGAGGCACCTTCGCACTGGGTGAAATGCCCCTCATGCCAGTCCCTGATGTACTATAAAGAGATCGAAAAACAAAATCACGTCTGCCCCAAATGCGGCCACCACCTCCGTATCGGAGTCAAAGAGCGTCTGGCCCTTATCGCCGACGAAGGAAGTTTCGTTGAATTCGACGCGAACCTCAGACCCGTCGATCCGCTTAATTTTGTCGATAAAAAAAGTTATGCGGCCCGTGTCGAGGAAGGACACGCTAAAAACGGGACCTACTCCTCGGTCGTCAGCGGCGAATGTACGATCAACGGCACGCCGGCGCAGCTGGTGGTCTTCGATTTCAATTTCATGGGCGGATCGCTCGGCTCGGTCGAAGGGGAAAAAATCGTCCGTGCCATCAACCGCGCGATCGAAAAACGGATGGGGTTGATCATCGTCAGTGCCAGCGGCGGCGCCCGTATGCAGGAGAGTACCTTCTCGCTGATGCAGATGTCCAAAACCTCTGCCGCGCTTGCCAAACTTTCCGAAGCGAAGCTTCCCTACATCTCGCTTCTCACCGACCCGACGATGGGCGGGGTGAGCGCCTCTTTCGCGACGCTTGGGGATATTATCATCGCCGAGCCCGGTGCGCTGATCGGCTTCGCAGGACAGCGGGTCATCAAACAGACAATCGGGAGCGATCTCCCCGAAGGGTTCCAGCGGGCTGAATTCCTCCTTGAAAAAGGTTCTATCGACATGGTGGTATCCCGCGACGAGCTCAAAGACACCCTCGGCGACCTGCTGAATCTCCTGCTTCCCTGA
- a CDS encoding inositol monophosphatase family protein — translation MSRFVESAIAACQEVRRVCGEEGAAHFASHDRGFGGDVSSGIDLKAESICYAHLHPYGAVFSEEAGWMDPESSVNIILDPIDGSDNFLSRFPYYGISIALEKEGKTLESLVCNLANGDVFVRTAEEYYRTSLDAPQTRESVIANPYAKIGLFEKSPNHPELAAKLVAEGLKFRSPGALALSLAYAPYVKYVLFLGTMRPYDIQAGLHLSRHLHTFQNDCFLLVAQDAEVFERILAIVQKEIF, via the coding sequence ATGAGCCGGTTTGTCGAGTCGGCGATTGCGGCGTGCCAGGAAGTGCGCCGCGTGTGCGGTGAAGAAGGTGCCGCCCATTTCGCTTCGCACGATCGAGGCTTCGGCGGCGACGTGAGCAGCGGGATCGACCTCAAAGCCGAATCGATCTGTTATGCCCATCTGCACCCGTATGGGGCGGTGTTTTCCGAAGAGGCGGGGTGGATGGACCCCGAATCTTCAGTGAACATTATCCTCGATCCGATCGACGGAAGCGACAATTTTCTCTCCCGTTTTCCTTACTACGGAATTTCGATTGCCCTGGAAAAAGAGGGAAAGACTCTCGAATCGCTGGTGTGCAACCTCGCCAATGGCGACGTTTTCGTCCGGACAGCCGAGGAGTATTACCGTACATCGCTCGATGCTCCCCAAACCCGCGAGTCCGTTATCGCCAATCCTTATGCAAAAATAGGCCTATTCGAAAAATCCCCGAACCATCCCGAACTCGCGGCAAAACTGGTTGCAGAAGGGCTCAAATTCCGCTCACCCGGAGCACTGGCCCTCTCGCTCGCTTACGCCCCTTATGTAAAATATGTGCTATTTTTGGGTACAATGCGCCCATACGATATACAGGCGGGTCTCCATCTGAGCCGTCATCTGCACACGTTTCAAAACGACTGTTTCTTGCTCGTAGCACAAGACGCAGAAGTGTTCGAACGTATTCTAGCGATTGTACAAAAGGAGATTTTTTGA
- a CDS encoding glutamate synthase subunit beta, with the protein MREFLTIERIDPSKRLVVERLKDFNEIYEQMGQNDASAQSDRCIQCGDPFCLNKCPLHNYIPQWLKSVAEKDLKFAFKLSNEPSPFPEVMGRVCPHDRLCEGDCTLNDGHGAITIGGVETFINEEGFRQGLKPYFPGITTDKKVAIIGSGPAGLSCATYLLRSGIAVTMYERSDRAGGLLTYGIPNFKLDKKIVERRVEFLKEAGLNLVLECEVGKDIEFSEIADKHDAVFVGIGATKGKSAKIAGENASNVYVAMDYLTAIQRKNFGLSYDKKFDFKDLDVVVIGGGDTAMDCVRTARREGAKNVTCLYRRDAHNMPGSVKEYKNAIEEGVEFVFHASPKEVILGDNGKAVGIHMAKTVLGAKDESGRQKMEEVKGGDFKVNADVIIMALGFDPVVPPFLAENGINVNSWGGIVVNDKFETTTPGIYAGGDCQRGADLVVTAAYDGREAARAIAKSLLG; encoded by the coding sequence ATGAGAGAATTTTTAACGATTGAGCGTATCGATCCCAGCAAACGGCTGGTGGTCGAGCGTCTGAAAGACTTTAACGAAATTTACGAGCAGATGGGACAGAACGACGCATCGGCCCAAAGTGACCGCTGTATCCAGTGCGGTGACCCGTTTTGTCTGAATAAATGCCCCCTTCATAACTACATTCCGCAGTGGTTGAAATCGGTCGCGGAGAAAGATTTGAAATTCGCGTTCAAGCTCTCCAACGAACCTTCGCCGTTCCCGGAAGTGATGGGTCGCGTATGCCCGCATGACCGTTTGTGTGAAGGGGACTGTACCCTCAACGACGGCCACGGGGCCATCACGATAGGAGGAGTCGAGACGTTTATTAACGAAGAAGGGTTCCGTCAGGGGCTCAAACCCTATTTCCCCGGGATCACCACGGATAAAAAAGTGGCGATCATCGGTTCGGGTCCTGCGGGCCTCTCGTGTGCGACCTATCTGCTCCGTTCGGGAATCGCCGTGACGATGTACGAGCGAAGTGACCGTGCGGGCGGGCTGCTCACCTACGGCATCCCCAACTTCAAGCTCGACAAAAAAATCGTCGAGCGACGCGTGGAATTTCTCAAAGAGGCGGGGCTGAACCTGGTTCTTGAATGCGAAGTAGGCAAAGACATTGAATTTAGCGAAATCGCCGACAAACACGACGCGGTATTCGTCGGGATCGGCGCGACCAAAGGGAAATCGGCCAAAATCGCCGGCGAAAACGCTTCGAACGTCTACGTGGCGATGGATTACCTGACGGCGATCCAGCGTAAAAATTTCGGCCTTTCCTACGATAAAAAATTCGATTTCAAAGATCTCGACGTCGTCGTCATAGGGGGCGGGGATACGGCGATGGACTGTGTCCGTACCGCACGCCGCGAAGGGGCGAAAAACGTCACGTGCCTTTACCGCCGCGACGCGCACAATATGCCCGGATCGGTCAAAGAGTATAAAAACGCGATCGAAGAAGGGGTGGAGTTCGTCTTTCACGCTTCCCCCAAAGAGGTTATTCTCGGAGATAACGGCAAAGCGGTCGGTATCCATATGGCCAAAACCGTTCTCGGCGCCAAAGACGAAAGCGGCCGCCAGAAAATGGAAGAGGTAAAAGGGGGAGATTTCAAGGTTAATGCCGACGTCATCATCATGGCGCTCGGTTTCGATCCGGTCGTCCCTCCGTTCCTCGCCGAAAACGGCATCAACGTCAACAGCTGGGGCGGTATCGTCGTCAATGATAAATTCGAGACGACAACCCCCGGTATCTACGCCGGCGGCGACTGCCAGCGCGGTGCCGATCTGGTCGTCACCGCGGCATATGACGGCCGTGAGGCGGCCAGAGCGATCGCCAAATCATTGCTGGGCTGA